One Fuerstiella marisgermanici DNA window includes the following coding sequences:
- a CDS encoding putative Ig domain-containing protein has translation MNLRFWLTKTRIWLRNLLTARVRNHRRNRAFTQARSPFAEFLEPRLLLTGGHTGSTSDPGEFYYSLASASYVYDSDYSRTWVDDSDIMKLTIEPNGSWQHEFFFDGSDVGLTTGEEDIDAFAIRDDGTILISTSGCVNVAGVSHAAGGDLLRFTPTSTGRHTAGTWEMYVDGSDVGISHWENIDAVSELPDGRLVISTQNNAKLNGLNSVRAQDLSVLTLSRTGNYTQGTWQRYLDGSDIGLTSSSEDIDAVSVGGDGSTIHLSTLGTAYVSGPRAYDEDVFTFEASHLGSYTSGSYRNKLTLNASHAGIPSSNDIDAFHAAAADPSNPQSPVIEDIGNKTIDELMELSFTPTATDPDTPVGDLEWSLTSGPSAASVNASTGRFSWTPTEADGPGSFDVTLTVSDGGRSDSETFTITVAEVNTAPELSAIGNQIINEGATVSFDANATDVDLPANTLTYSISGDVPTGSTFNSTTGQFSWDTTTAHGGNSYDVTVTVSDGQLSDSESFTITVNNVGDGLAIEPIDDQSIDELVPFSYQVVATGSSSDGLLNLDFETAADGATLSSGDVIAEQFAAMGIHITSHDPANHPPMIFDSSNPTGGDRDLGTPNSRFGGPGIGNGGKSGRWKNDVARENILIISEDGDSQDPDDRARGGRLILTFDTPTAIDEIGLLDVDSGRNTIYLYDAAGRRISKVNIPRRGDNSHQVLALNAEGVSRLELVLCGSGAITDLIFDRDGTPPTGGGPLTYALAPGAPAGMTISDTGLIEWTPTEAQGPSVYDVTVEVSDGASTVTETFTVTVAEVNVAPVITPINDQTIDELADFSYQVVASDADLPENTLTYSLATGAPDGMTISNTGLIEWTPTELQGPGIYPVTVEVSDGTVTVAEDFQMTVGEVNLAPVITPINDQAIDELADFGYQVVASDADLPENTLTYSLATGAPTGMTISDTGLIEWTPTEAQGPGAYEVTVEVSDGTATVTEAFTVTVDEVNAAPVITPINDQTIDELADFSYQVVASDADLPENTLTYSLATGAPTGMTISDTGLIEWMPTEAQGPGVYDVTVEVSDGTATVTEAFTVTVGEVNVAPVITPIDDVTIDELSDFSYQVVASDADLPANTLTYSLATGAPTGMNISDTGLITWTPTEAQGPDNFDITVEVSDGTVTSTEPFRITVGEVNVAPVITPIADQTIDELSPFSLPVQVTDVDLPTNALDFSLASGAPAGMTISASGVIEWTPTEEQGLDDYPVTVEVSDGQVTVTESFVLTVAEVNVAPVLAEIANQDVDEEAEFSLQTIATDSDIPANTLTYSLTGTPPSGIAIDSNGLLTWTPTETQGPGTYAITVEVSDGELTDSKTFQIEVAEVNQPPVIEEILDIAFNEHSAWTLQVEANDPDLPVNDLTYDLVGTVPAGMGIDTDGLISWTPTEAQGPASYTVNVEVSDGSLTDVETFNIMVNELNQDPALAPIGNRTVVAGESLTFTAAATDGDIPVNNLVYSITGDVPAAATFNSVTGEFVWNSSTTDTPGDLAMTVTVDDQAGGTDSETFTITVQPPATSSITLTEDDRFQTTATQSITVPAEASYFEFEILNLSFDTDATGKISDAFEVALLDADGNSLVHTVSADRDSYFNISEPGTEAAAANTIVSGAIVRVDLSHIPPGTAATVVYRLVNNDNAAGNDTATTVTVSEGTVIAGDLNTSAGAAALQQNEATGPVDLTTLTDVTGSFSIEYAQTSFNNDTSTLFADVWLTNNANQPIDGPFIIVVENLTDPLVAATDFDGRTNDGNPYYIVEDLSDSGSIQPHATTLAQTLTFFNPNNTPFDYELTVLAAPNEAPIFTSTPITLVEAGRPYSYDSNADDPDGDTLTYELLAGPEGMTIDSATGEITWSPETGDEGNHSVVIKASDGRGAFDEQQFTVEVRDLVPNRPPVIISSPVTQTTLFGATPQVNIPTTIGVWNATRAGIDLNFDTGTELEDLRDDLSASFPNGTLIGTSRLGDEFLSGVDVLALHAAASGFTEISPLTAAEQTALFNFVRDGGSAILLPDNDGDFAAFSDSILAPFGMDTSGVISFLNRADITAPEHPIFKGPFGEVTGFDTWFPSQIVNFGAYATSVAALSGNRSVGAVIEPGAIAEGSGGVVVFSDTISGYPDVPGDQAERTRLFKNSLAWLGGSNLTREVTPVTIAEYVELTPSDLGSTSTTTFSTLPSDDASVFGAEFANAQSVNFDVDPFGNPIPSGTFITTQYESLGLVMNNFQVSNSVYGGPASSPNATTTPAVPGETLEFQFVVPVVAVGFINTSPDQDEIEFLDSKGEIIFSTRDQNAEVGPDFDTDRFVGAVADPSRPIHAVRVINADPNGSGRLELDELLFVPAQATYEYQVEALDPDFDPIRYQLDEAPSGMIVNAATGLISWAPGADDVGTHTVRVTAADGRGGTATQEYQLVVLADPTNTAPVIISDPVDSFFIPGFSNPASGDVTPQRISLDLGNGETFDGTVSITLPAEAGRFADIVLAVDESGSMGGDQAWVADMIPLLDNALKAQGIGDTVQNPNRFAIVGFGGGRDGITVGHFLNQDKPTKYTLYGPSSEVVATGSYNQVVPEELLNLLLPDDGRYVLIVEAADNADLLEGIDIGIEGQVVDGVRKETLTLNEIIDDRLFPGQPVEYSFTLTSPALLNFDSLEKDSRLRWTLDGPAGTIANALHFDLSTNSVSNQIFDLTPGNYKLTIDSIDDVAADYRFQMLNLLDAPQISSGETMTGEFVEGNETFVYRFDVAENQRFQFTNSITAVNALSQWRLIRPDGSDVTLPASVGLPTAGSRPLGTNQPEFSLPDAGEYFLLMEAGHSPHEGNQEVRVPSIFEFTVTVADAVPPTSIALGETVNGSIDFVGDAEVYTFTLSERTNLYVDALTVTGSTWTLTGPAGTQSPVRFDTTDSMHNADPVLNLASGDYSIRIDSNSSTGPFAFRILDISNSAAVTPGTPFSGELTLPNETDVYSFAASAGDKVFVDVVTGSDTSNTRYRLYTEYGQEVYESIRLEDSGVITIPADGTYTLLVEGQIRNEEQDTYTINLVPVVSTTQSLTLGSRTNGTLTTPGESAIYTFNLGDDTQLYFDVLTNDSNILWSLEGPRGEEIDRLRFDRTDSYDRVDASIDARAGDYRLTIEASGDHVGNYSFALLDLLNPAHTTTVSPNPGTANPSVSITPTPGLDALQSQVFRFTAAAGDELSFVTSVTGSINSYYRVIDANGIVHVPTTYLTTDRLNQTLTAGGTYFLLVEPRFNNGDVDDWSMDIDFVQNNAPATLTGTALTVGATTSGNLNTASQVDEYKFTVTERGNYYFDTLTNNSSIRWDLIGPTGTLVSNRTFTSTDAHNQTNVALDLVPGDYQIQIEASSGTPGASGPAHTKLFCR, from the coding sequence GACTATTCGCGAACGTGGGTTGACGATTCCGACATCATGAAGCTCACGATCGAGCCAAACGGATCGTGGCAGCATGAATTTTTCTTTGATGGAAGCGACGTCGGCCTGACGACCGGCGAAGAGGACATCGATGCGTTCGCCATTCGCGACGACGGCACGATTCTGATTTCCACATCGGGCTGCGTGAATGTCGCTGGCGTCAGCCACGCAGCGGGCGGTGATCTGCTGCGGTTTACCCCGACGTCGACGGGCCGCCACACAGCAGGCACATGGGAAATGTATGTCGACGGAAGTGACGTGGGCATCAGTCACTGGGAAAACATTGATGCCGTCTCTGAGCTGCCAGATGGTCGGCTGGTGATTTCCACGCAGAACAATGCGAAACTTAACGGGCTTAACAGTGTTCGGGCGCAGGATCTTTCTGTGCTGACGCTAAGCCGAACGGGCAATTACACGCAAGGGACATGGCAACGTTACCTCGACGGCAGTGACATCGGGCTGACAAGTTCGTCTGAGGACATCGATGCCGTGTCAGTCGGTGGCGATGGTTCAACCATTCACCTCTCGACATTAGGCACCGCCTACGTTTCCGGTCCTCGCGCGTACGATGAAGACGTATTCACGTTCGAAGCCAGCCATTTGGGCAGCTACACCTCCGGCAGCTATCGCAACAAGCTCACGCTAAACGCCAGCCATGCCGGGATTCCGTCGTCAAATGACATCGACGCCTTCCACGCGGCGGCCGCTGATCCGAGTAATCCGCAGTCACCTGTGATTGAAGACATCGGCAACAAGACGATCGATGAACTGATGGAGTTGTCGTTCACGCCAACGGCCACAGATCCGGACACACCCGTCGGCGATCTGGAATGGTCGCTGACGTCCGGCCCATCGGCGGCTTCGGTGAATGCCTCGACAGGCCGTTTCTCATGGACGCCGACAGAAGCCGACGGCCCGGGCTCATTTGACGTCACGTTGACCGTTTCCGATGGAGGCCGCAGTGACTCCGAAACGTTTACGATCACCGTTGCAGAAGTAAACACGGCACCAGAACTGTCCGCGATCGGCAACCAGATCATTAATGAAGGAGCGACGGTCTCCTTTGACGCGAACGCCACGGATGTCGATCTTCCCGCAAACACACTCACGTATTCCATCAGCGGCGACGTGCCGACGGGATCAACGTTCAACTCAACGACGGGGCAGTTTTCGTGGGACACCACGACGGCCCACGGCGGCAATTCTTACGACGTCACGGTGACAGTCAGCGACGGCCAACTTTCTGACAGCGAATCTTTCACCATCACCGTGAACAATGTCGGCGACGGCCTGGCAATCGAGCCCATTGATGATCAGTCAATCGACGAACTGGTGCCGTTTAGCTACCAGGTGGTCGCGACAGGTTCCAGCAGTGATGGATTGTTAAACCTTGACTTTGAAACTGCAGCCGACGGCGCCACGTTAAGCAGCGGAGATGTCATTGCTGAGCAGTTCGCAGCGATGGGGATTCACATTACATCGCATGATCCTGCGAATCATCCGCCGATGATCTTCGATTCCTCAAACCCCACTGGAGGCGATCGCGACCTGGGCACTCCGAATTCCAGGTTCGGCGGCCCGGGAATTGGAAACGGCGGCAAGTCAGGACGATGGAAAAATGATGTCGCTCGCGAAAACATTCTGATTATTTCGGAAGACGGTGATTCGCAGGATCCCGATGACCGAGCTCGCGGAGGCAGGCTGATTCTGACCTTCGATACACCAACGGCGATCGACGAAATCGGCCTGTTGGATGTCGATTCGGGACGAAATACAATTTACCTTTACGATGCCGCCGGACGTCGGATTTCGAAAGTCAATATTCCGCGGCGCGGTGACAACAGCCACCAGGTACTGGCGCTGAATGCAGAAGGTGTCAGTCGACTGGAACTGGTGCTGTGCGGTAGCGGAGCGATCACCGATCTGATTTTCGACCGTGACGGCACCCCGCCCACTGGCGGCGGACCGCTCACGTACGCTTTAGCCCCTGGTGCTCCAGCCGGCATGACGATCAGCGACACCGGCCTGATTGAATGGACTCCCACGGAAGCGCAAGGGCCAAGCGTTTACGATGTGACGGTTGAAGTCTCCGACGGTGCCAGCACGGTGACGGAAACATTTACGGTCACCGTCGCGGAAGTGAACGTTGCGCCTGTCATCACGCCGATCAACGATCAGACGATCGATGAATTAGCGGACTTCAGCTACCAGGTCGTTGCGAGCGATGCTGACCTGCCGGAAAACACGCTCACCTACTCACTGGCAACCGGTGCGCCGGACGGCATGACGATCAGCAATACCGGTCTGATCGAATGGACGCCCACCGAATTGCAGGGGCCTGGAATCTACCCGGTCACGGTCGAAGTTTCTGACGGTACTGTGACTGTGGCCGAAGATTTCCAGATGACGGTCGGCGAAGTCAACCTTGCGCCTGTCATCACGCCGATCAACGATCAGGCGATCGATGAATTAGCGGACTTCGGCTACCAGGTCGTTGCGAGCGATGCTGACCTGCCGGAAAACACGCTCACCTACTCACTGGCAACCGGTGCGCCCACCGGCATGACAATCAGTGATACCGGTCTGATCGAATGGACACCCACGGAAGCGCAGGGGCCAGGCGCTTACGAAGTGACGGTGGAAGTCTCCGACGGCACAGCCACCGTGACGGAGGCGTTTACAGTGACGGTCGATGAGGTGAACGCAGCGCCTGTCATCACGCCGATCAACGACCAGACCATCGATGAACTAGCGGACTTCAGCTACCAGGTCGTTGCGAGCGATGCTGACCTGCCGGAAAACACGCTCACTTACTCACTGGCAACCGGTGCGCCCACCGGCATGACAATCAGTGATACCGGTCTGATCGAATGGATGCCAACGGAAGCGCAGGGGCCAGGCGTTTACGATGTCACGGTGGAAGTTTCTGACGGCACGGCCACTGTGACGGAAGCGTTTACCGTGACCGTCGGCGAGGTGAATGTTGCGCCGGTCATCACTCCGATTGATGACGTGACCATCGATGAACTCTCAGACTTTAGCTACCAGGTCGTGGCGAGTGACGCGGACCTTCCGGCAAACACGCTCACCTACTCACTGGCAACCGGTGCGCCCACCGGCATGAACATCAGCGACACCGGGCTGATCACATGGACGCCAACCGAAGCTCAGGGACCGGACAATTTTGACATCACGGTAGAAGTTTCTGACGGCACAGTCACGTCGACTGAGCCCTTCCGAATTACCGTTGGTGAAGTCAACGTTGCTCCGGTGATCACGCCGATCGCTGACCAGACAATTGATGAATTATCGCCGTTCAGCCTGCCGGTTCAGGTTACGGACGTCGATCTGCCGACCAACGCCCTGGACTTCTCACTCGCCAGTGGTGCCCCGGCGGGCATGACGATCAGCGCATCGGGTGTGATTGAATGGACGCCGACGGAAGAACAGGGACTGGACGATTACCCGGTCACAGTGGAAGTGTCTGATGGGCAAGTCACGGTCACCGAGTCGTTCGTGCTTACTGTTGCCGAAGTGAATGTTGCTCCGGTGTTAGCGGAAATCGCCAATCAAGACGTGGATGAAGAAGCAGAATTCAGTCTGCAAACCATCGCTACAGACTCAGACATTCCCGCCAACACTCTGACTTACAGCCTCACCGGCACTCCACCCTCCGGTATCGCCATCGACAGCAACGGCCTGCTGACATGGACGCCTACAGAAACTCAAGGGCCTGGCACATACGCAATTACTGTTGAAGTGTCGGACGGCGAATTGACGGACTCGAAGACGTTCCAGATTGAAGTTGCGGAAGTGAATCAACCTCCGGTCATCGAAGAAATTCTGGATATCGCCTTCAACGAACATTCCGCATGGACTCTGCAGGTGGAAGCCAACGATCCGGACCTGCCCGTCAACGACCTGACATACGATCTGGTCGGCACTGTTCCGGCCGGAATGGGTATCGACACTGACGGCTTGATTTCGTGGACACCCACGGAAGCTCAGGGGCCTGCGTCGTACACCGTTAACGTCGAAGTATCCGACGGCAGCCTCACCGATGTTGAAACCTTCAACATCATGGTCAACGAACTGAACCAGGATCCGGCGCTGGCTCCAATCGGAAACCGAACAGTCGTTGCAGGCGAATCGCTAACGTTCACCGCTGCTGCAACCGACGGCGACATCCCGGTGAACAACCTGGTGTACTCCATCACCGGCGATGTTCCTGCGGCAGCCACCTTCAACTCGGTCACCGGTGAATTCGTTTGGAATTCTTCAACAACAGACACACCCGGCGATCTGGCCATGACGGTTACCGTGGACGATCAGGCGGGCGGCACTGATTCGGAAACTTTCACGATCACCGTTCAGCCTCCGGCCACATCGTCGATCACACTGACAGAAGACGACCGCTTCCAGACGACCGCGACGCAGTCCATCACCGTTCCCGCCGAAGCATCGTACTTCGAATTCGAAATCCTCAACCTTTCGTTCGACACCGATGCCACCGGGAAAATTAGCGACGCCTTCGAAGTCGCACTGCTGGACGCGGACGGAAACTCTCTGGTTCACACCGTCTCCGCCGATCGGGATTCCTACTTCAATATTTCCGAACCAGGAACCGAAGCTGCGGCTGCAAATACGATCGTGAGCGGAGCGATCGTCCGAGTCGACCTGTCGCACATACCGCCCGGCACAGCGGCGACGGTCGTCTATCGGTTGGTGAATAACGACAACGCGGCCGGCAACGACACAGCGACTACAGTCACCGTGTCAGAAGGCACGGTCATCGCGGGAGACCTGAACACGTCCGCCGGTGCAGCGGCCCTTCAGCAAAACGAAGCCACTGGCCCCGTGGACCTGACCACACTCACCGACGTGACAGGCAGCTTCAGTATTGAGTACGCTCAAACATCCTTTAACAACGACACCAGCACTTTGTTTGCGGACGTGTGGCTGACCAACAACGCCAATCAGCCGATCGATGGCCCGTTCATCATCGTCGTCGAAAACCTTACTGATCCACTTGTCGCCGCCACAGACTTTGATGGCCGGACAAACGACGGCAATCCGTACTACATCGTGGAAGATCTGTCCGATTCCGGATCGATTCAGCCGCACGCGACCACGCTTGCTCAAACGCTGACCTTCTTTAACCCGAACAATACCCCGTTCGACTACGAGCTGACCGTGCTGGCCGCTCCCAACGAAGCCCCAATCTTCACCAGCACGCCGATCACGCTGGTCGAAGCCGGTCGACCATACAGCTACGACTCCAACGCCGACGATCCGGATGGCGACACGCTGACGTATGAATTGCTGGCCGGTCCCGAAGGAATGACGATCGACTCTGCCACCGGTGAAATCACCTGGTCACCGGAAACGGGGGACGAGGGCAACCATTCTGTGGTCATCAAAGCGTCCGACGGCCGAGGCGCCTTCGACGAGCAGCAGTTCACCGTCGAGGTGCGCGATCTTGTTCCGAACCGTCCACCGGTAATTATTTCATCGCCGGTGACGCAGACGACGCTGTTTGGTGCGACACCGCAGGTCAACATTCCAACTACGATTGGCGTGTGGAATGCCACTCGCGCCGGGATAGACCTCAACTTCGACACGGGAACGGAGCTGGAAGATCTGCGTGACGACCTTTCCGCCAGCTTTCCAAACGGAACGCTGATCGGCACAAGCAGGCTGGGCGACGAATTCTTGTCTGGTGTCGATGTTCTCGCATTGCATGCCGCCGCAAGCGGATTCACAGAGATCAGTCCATTGACGGCTGCTGAACAAACGGCGTTGTTCAATTTCGTCAGGGACGGAGGCTCGGCAATTCTGCTTCCGGACAACGATGGTGATTTTGCCGCGTTCAGCGATTCGATCCTGGCACCTTTCGGCATGGATACGTCAGGCGTGATTAGCTTCCTCAATCGAGCTGACATCACAGCACCAGAGCACCCGATTTTCAAAGGGCCATTTGGTGAGGTGACCGGGTTTGACACATGGTTCCCGTCTCAGATTGTCAATTTCGGCGCCTACGCGACTTCCGTGGCGGCCCTTTCGGGGAATCGTTCTGTCGGTGCTGTGATTGAACCCGGTGCAATCGCAGAAGGAAGTGGTGGAGTCGTTGTCTTCTCCGACACGATTAGCGGCTATCCGGATGTCCCCGGTGACCAGGCTGAACGCACGCGGCTGTTCAAGAACTCGCTCGCGTGGCTGGGAGGAAGTAATCTCACACGCGAAGTGACTCCGGTCACCATCGCCGAATACGTCGAACTCACGCCGTCTGATTTGGGCTCCACATCGACCACCACCTTCAGCACTTTGCCGTCCGACGATGCGTCTGTCTTCGGGGCAGAATTTGCAAACGCCCAAAGCGTCAACTTCGACGTCGATCCGTTCGGTAACCCGATCCCCAGCGGCACGTTCATCACAACTCAGTACGAAAGTCTGGGACTGGTGATGAACAATTTTCAGGTCAGCAACAGTGTTTACGGTGGCCCGGCCTCCTCACCCAATGCTACCACGACACCCGCGGTCCCCGGCGAAACACTGGAATTCCAGTTTGTCGTGCCCGTTGTTGCAGTTGGCTTCATAAATACTTCGCCGGATCAGGATGAAATTGAATTTCTGGACTCTAAAGGCGAGATCATTTTCTCAACTCGCGATCAGAACGCAGAAGTTGGGCCGGATTTCGACACTGATCGTTTCGTTGGCGCAGTGGCGGACCCCAGTCGGCCGATCCATGCTGTTCGCGTGATCAACGCCGATCCGAACGGGTCCGGAAGGCTGGAACTGGACGAGTTGCTTTTTGTGCCAGCGCAAGCAACCTACGAATACCAGGTCGAAGCTCTCGATCCGGACTTTGACCCGATTCGCTATCAACTGGACGAAGCTCCGTCCGGGATGATCGTCAACGCAGCGACCGGCCTGATTTCGTGGGCCCCCGGTGCGGACGATGTGGGCACACATACTGTGCGCGTGACGGCCGCAGACGGCCGCGGCGGCACGGCGACTCAGGAGTATCAGCTGGTAGTTCTGGCTGACCCAACCAATACGGCACCTGTAATCATCAGCGATCCCGTCGACAGCTTTTTCATCCCCGGCTTCTCAAATCCGGCGAGCGGCGACGTCACACCGCAGCGAATCAGTCTGGACCTCGGCAACGGTGAAACCTTCGACGGCACGGTTTCGATCACGCTGCCAGCAGAAGCGGGGCGATTTGCTGACATCGTATTGGCTGTGGACGAATCGGGCTCAATGGGCGGCGATCAGGCATGGGTCGCAGACATGATTCCTTTGCTGGACAATGCGCTGAAGGCTCAGGGAATCGGCGATACGGTGCAGAACCCCAACCGCTTTGCGATCGTAGGCTTCGGTGGAGGGCGCGACGGGATCACGGTTGGTCACTTCCTGAATCAGGACAAGCCGACTAAGTACACACTGTACGGTCCCAGCAGCGAAGTGGTTGCAACGGGTTCGTACAACCAGGTTGTACCGGAAGAACTGCTGAACCTGTTGCTGCCGGATGACGGCCGCTATGTGCTCATCGTGGAAGCAGCCGACAATGCAGATCTTCTCGAAGGCATCGACATTGGAATTGAAGGCCAGGTTGTCGACGGCGTTCGCAAAGAAACTCTCACTCTGAACGAGATCATTGATGATCGACTGTTTCCCGGACAGCCGGTTGAGTATTCGTTTACACTAACTTCGCCCGCGCTTTTGAACTTTGATTCTTTAGAGAAAGATTCCCGGCTGCGGTGGACGCTGGATGGCCCGGCTGGCACGATCGCGAACGCTCTGCACTTCGACCTGTCCACCAATTCCGTATCTAATCAGATTTTTGATCTCACACCGGGGAACTACAAGCTGACGATCGATTCGATTGACGATGTCGCTGCCGACTATCGGTTCCAAATGCTGAACTTGCTGGACGCACCGCAGATCAGTTCCGGCGAAACGATGACCGGAGAGTTTGTGGAAGGCAACGAAACGTTTGTCTATCGATTCGATGTCGCGGAAAATCAGAGGTTTCAGTTCACGAACTCGATCACGGCGGTCAACGCCCTAAGCCAGTGGCGTTTAATCCGTCCGGATGGAAGCGATGTGACGTTGCCAGCCAGCGTGGGGCTGCCCACGGCCGGCAGTCGACCACTGGGAACAAATCAGCCGGAATTCTCGCTGCCTGACGCTGGTGAATATTTTCTGCTGATGGAAGCCGGGCACAGTCCTCACGAAGGTAACCAGGAAGTTCGTGTCCCGTCGATCTTTGAATTCACCGTCACAGTAGCCGACGCAGTCCCACCAACGTCTATCGCGCTGGGTGAGACGGTAAACGGTTCCATCGACTTCGTCGGCGATGCCGAAGTCTATACCTTCACGCTTAGTGAACGCACAAATCTGTATGTCGACGCTCTGACAGTGACGGGCTCTACGTGGACGCTGACGGGACCGGCCGGAACGCAGTCTCCCGTTCGATTTGACACCACAGACTCAATGCACAACGCAGATCCGGTGCTGAACCTTGCGTCTGGTGATTACAGCATACGAATCGACAGCAACTCATCTACCGGTCCGTTCGCTTTCCGGATTCTGGACATCAGTAATTCCGCTGCTGTGACTCCTGGAACGCCGTTCAGCGGGGAACTTACCTTGCCCAACGAGACCGATGTCTACAGCTTTGCCGCGAGCGCTGGCGACAAAGTTTTCGTCGATGTCGTCACCGGCAGCGATACCTCTAACACGAGATACCGACTCTATACGGAATACGGGCAGGAGGTATACGAATCGATTCGTCTGGAAGATTCCGGGGTGATTACTATCCCTGCAGACGGTACTTACACGTTGCTGGTTGAAGGTCAGATCCGCAATGAGGAACAGGATACCTACACAATCAATTTGGTTCCTGTCGTCTCGACCACTCAATCTCTGACTCTCGGGAGCCGCACCAACGGCACGCTGACGACGCCCGGGGAATCCGCCATTTACACCTTTAATCTCGGAGACGACACACAGCTTTACTTTGATGTCCTCACGAACGACTCGAATATTCTGTGGTCGTTGGAAGGACCTCGCGGCGAAGAGATCGATCGGCTGCGATTCGACCGAACGGATTCGTATGATCGCGTCGATGCATCCATTGACGCACGAGCGGGCGACTATCGATTAACGATTGAGGCCAGTGGTGATCATGTCGGCAATTACAGCTTCGCGCTGCTTGACCTGCTGAATCCAGCTCACACCACGACAGTGTCGCCGAATCCAGGAACTGCAAACCCTTCGGTCTCGATCACGCCAACTCCCGGACTCGATGCACTGCAATCACAGGTGTTCCGCTTTACCGCAGCTGCAGGTGATGAACTTTCCTTCGTGACCAGCGTGACTGGGTCAATCAACAGTTACTATCGAGTAATCGATGCCAACGGTATTGTGCATGTCCCCACTACGTATCTCACGACTGACCGACTGAACCAAACACTCACAGCCGGCGGTACCTACTTCCTGCTGGTGGAACCGCGGTTTAACAATGGCGACGTTGACGACTGGTCGATGGATATCGACTTTGTACAAAACAATGCTCCAGCGACTCTAACTGGCACAGCGCTGACAGTTGGGGCAACCACCAGCGGCAATTTGAATACCGCTTCGCAGGTTGACGAATACAAATTCACTGTGACAGAGCGTGGGAACTATTACTTTGACACGCTGACTAACAATAGCAGTATCCGCTGGGATCTCATTGGTCCAACGGGAACTCTTGTATCAAACCGTACGTTTACCAGTACCGATGCTCACAATCAGACCAACGTCGCTCTTGATCTCGTCCCTGGCGACTACCAGATTCAGATCGAAGCCAGCAGCGGAACCCCTGGCGCCTCAGGGCCAGCGCATACTAAGTTGTTTTGCCGGTAA
- a CDS encoding ISAs1 family transposase, which produces MSTVELAVTQELTGNIVHYFDQLKDPRSNINRLHLLGDVIVIAICGVLANADGPSAIAEWARLNADGLQKHLALPHGIPKKDTYRRVLSLLKPNDFQACFVQWIESLEGLSDEQKEGYRKQIAIDGKALRRSHDKKNGLGALFIVSAWASDQGISLGQVATEEKSNEITAIPKLLNEINIDEAIITIDAAGCQKNIAQQIVSGNADYVLALKGNQPKLYEVVQKFFLDHLEDDFARCPVSRYEETEKGHGRQEQRIYYQATVPVDFDVGHKWAGLKTIGTAIRMYEQDGIHHSDVRYYISSLRRKGELFATTVRGHWAIENTLHWSLDMTYREDESRVRNRIFANNLSWLRRLTLSLIKKHPGKQSNVMKRRMAGWNIDYLMQILTGKTT; this is translated from the coding sequence ATGTCGACAGTTGAACTGGCGGTCACCCAGGAGCTGACAGGAAACATTGTTCATTACTTTGATCAACTGAAAGACCCGCGTTCCAACATCAATCGTCTGCATCTGCTTGGTGATGTGATTGTGATCGCCATTTGCGGAGTGCTGGCCAACGCCGACGGCCCCAGTGCGATTGCGGAATGGGCGCGACTGAATGCCGATGGCCTGCAGAAACACCTGGCACTTCCGCATGGCATTCCGAAAAAAGATACGTACCGGCGCGTCCTTTCTCTCCTGAAGCCGAACGACTTTCAAGCGTGCTTCGTGCAATGGATTGAATCGCTGGAAGGACTTTCCGACGAACAGAAAGAAGGCTACAGAAAACAGATTGCGATTGATGGCAAAGCACTCCGTCGATCACATGACAAAAAGAATGGGCTGGGTGCGTTGTTCATCGTGAGTGCGTGGGCTTCTGATCAGGGGATTTCTCTGGGACAGGTGGCGACGGAAGAGAAGTCGAACGAGATCACCGCGATCCCGAAATTACTGAACGAAATCAATATCGATGAGGCGATCATTACGATTGACGCAGCGGGTTGTCAAAAAAACATTGCGCAGCAGATCGTGTCTGGCAATGCAGACTATGTGTTAGCCCTGAAAGGCAACCAACCGAAACTCTATGAGGTCGTGCAGAAGTTTTTTCTCGATCACCTGGAGGATGACTTCGCTCGCTGTCCCGTCAGTCGCTATGAAGAAACAGAGAAGGGACACGGTCGGCAGGAACAGAGAATCTACTATCAGGCGACCGTGCCTGTCGATTTTGACGTGGGCCACAAATGGGCCGGACTCAAGACCATCGGAACGGCGATCCGAATGTACGAGCAGGACGGCATTCATCATTCTGACGTTCGCTACTACATCAGCAGTCTGCGTCGCAAAGGCGAGCTGTTCGCAACAACGGTTCGTGGTCACTGGGCCATAGAAAACACGCTGCACTGGAGTCTCGACATGACCTACCGCGAGGATGAGAGTCGAGTCCGAAACCGAATCTTCGCGAACAATTTGTCATGGCTCAGACGACTCACACTCAGCCTCATCAAGAAACATCCTGGCAAACAAAGCAACGTCATGAAAAGAAGAATGGCCGGATGGAACATTGACTATTTGATGCAAATCCTTACCGGCAAAACAACTTAG